The following are encoded together in the Mycolicibacterium arabiense genome:
- the yidC gene encoding membrane protein insertase YidC yields MFNWASLDYIYYPVSAIMWLWYKLFAFLLGPSNFFAWALSVMFLVFTLRAILYKPFVRQIETTRQMQELQPQIKALQKKYGKDRQRMALEMQKLQKDHGFNPILGCLPMLAQVPVFLGLYHVLMSFNRTQTGFGRLGLSVEENRSLGNYLFSATDVGHFLDANLFGAPLGASMIQTVGLGAFTEFDRMAVIFTGIPLMIIAGIATHFNSRASVARQSPEAAANPQTAMMNKLALYVFPIGVVVGGPFLPLAVILYWVSNNIWTYGQQHYVFGKIEKREEAEKLAIKERQASNAPAPGARPKKGAKPAPGAKPVAGRKPVKATEATDATVEDVESTAIVEDGEAAVDTAPPTKKPAAKNAAAKKPPTKGSTNGAAKNAPRRNTTNRPRKRRT; encoded by the coding sequence CTCGGCGATCATGTGGCTCTGGTACAAGCTGTTCGCCTTCCTGCTGGGGCCGTCGAACTTCTTCGCCTGGGCCCTGTCGGTGATGTTCCTCGTCTTCACGCTGCGCGCGATCCTCTACAAGCCGTTCGTGCGGCAGATCGAGACCACGCGGCAGATGCAGGAGCTGCAGCCTCAGATCAAGGCGCTGCAGAAGAAGTACGGCAAGGACCGCCAGCGCATGGCGCTCGAGATGCAGAAGCTCCAGAAGGACCACGGGTTCAACCCGATCCTGGGCTGTCTGCCGATGCTGGCTCAGGTGCCGGTGTTCCTCGGGCTCTATCACGTGCTGATGTCGTTCAACCGGACGCAGACCGGTTTCGGGCGGCTGGGGCTGAGCGTCGAGGAGAACCGCTCGCTCGGCAACTACCTCTTCAGCGCCACCGACGTCGGACACTTCCTGGACGCCAACCTCTTCGGCGCCCCCCTCGGCGCGTCGATGATCCAGACCGTGGGGCTCGGTGCGTTCACCGAGTTCGACCGGATGGCAGTGATCTTCACCGGCATCCCTCTGATGATCATCGCGGGTATCGCGACCCACTTCAACAGCCGTGCCTCGGTCGCCCGTCAGAGTCCCGAAGCGGCGGCCAATCCGCAGACGGCGATGATGAACAAGCTCGCGCTGTACGTCTTCCCGATCGGCGTGGTCGTCGGCGGCCCGTTCCTCCCGCTCGCCGTGATCCTGTACTGGGTGTCGAACAACATCTGGACCTACGGGCAGCAGCACTACGTGTTCGGCAAGATCGAGAAGCGCGAGGAAGCCGAGAAGCTGGCGATCAAGGAGCGGCAGGCGTCCAACGCACCCGCACCGGGTGCTCGTCCCAAGAAGGGCGCCAAGCCGGCCCCGGGTGCGAAGCCGGTCGCGGGCCGCAAGCCGGTCAAGGCAACCGAAGCCACCGACGCCACGGTCGAGGACGTCGAGTCAACTGCCATCGTCGAAGACGGTGAAGCGGCGGTCGACACTGCGCCTCCAACCAAGAAGCCGGCTGCGAAGAATGCCGCCGCGAAGAAGCCACCCACGAAGGGCAGCACCAACGGGGCTGCCAAGAATGCTCCGCGCCGGAACACCACCAACCGGCCGCGCAAGCGACGAACTTGA
- a CDS encoding Jag family protein, producing MTDADTTERTAEAAEPKTEDLEERLVAEGEIAGDYLEELLDLLDFDGDIDLDVEGDRAVVSIDGGTDLNKLVGRKGEVLDALQELTRLAVHQKTGERSRLMLDIAKWRRRRRDELAALGDRIARRVLESGERQSLDPMTPFERKIVHDAVAAVEGVRSESEGAEPSRRVVVLLG from the coding sequence ATGACAGACGCGGATACGACCGAGCGCACCGCCGAGGCGGCGGAGCCCAAGACCGAGGATCTCGAGGAGCGCCTCGTAGCCGAGGGCGAGATCGCCGGCGACTACCTCGAGGAACTGCTCGATCTACTCGACTTCGATGGCGACATCGATCTGGACGTCGAAGGTGACCGCGCAGTCGTCAGCATCGACGGCGGCACGGACCTCAACAAGCTCGTCGGGCGCAAGGGTGAGGTGCTCGACGCGCTGCAGGAGCTGACCCGACTCGCCGTACACCAGAAGACGGGGGAGCGCAGCCGCCTGATGCTTGACATCGCGAAGTGGCGTCGCCGTCGCCGTGACGAGCTGGCGGCCCTGGGCGACCGCATCGCCCGTCGCGTGCTGGAGAGCGGTGAGCGTCAGTCGCTCGACCCGATGACGCCGTTCGAACGCAAGATCGTGCACGACGCCGTGGCCGCCGTCGAGGGCGTCCGGAGCGAGAGCGAGGGCGCCGAGCCGTCGCGTCGCGTCGTCGTGCTGCTTGGCTGA
- the rsmG gene encoding 16S rRNA (guanine(527)-N(7))-methyltransferase RsmG yields MKHGEAPPTPPEAAAVFGPAIEAAEHYARILAGAGIERGLIGPGEVDRLWTRHVLNSAAIAELVDDGEAVVDVGSGAGLPGIPLALARPGARVILVEPLLRRSEFLTEIADELGLDITVVRGRAEDKDVRRAVGEIDAVTSRAVASLDKLTRWCAPLLREGGRMLAMKGERAADEVDEHRRAMASLGVEDVRVVKCGVSFLTPPATVVVGRRAVRTSRSRRPTRPSRSSS; encoded by the coding sequence GTGAAACACGGCGAAGCACCTCCGACGCCCCCGGAGGCCGCGGCAGTTTTCGGCCCAGCGATCGAGGCAGCCGAGCACTACGCCCGGATCCTCGCCGGCGCCGGCATCGAGCGCGGTCTGATCGGTCCTGGAGAGGTCGACCGGCTGTGGACTCGGCACGTATTGAACAGCGCTGCCATCGCGGAACTGGTTGACGATGGCGAGGCGGTCGTCGACGTCGGTAGCGGCGCAGGACTCCCCGGCATCCCGCTGGCGCTCGCGCGTCCGGGAGCCCGGGTGATCCTCGTCGAACCGCTCTTGCGCCGGTCGGAGTTCCTAACCGAGATCGCCGATGAACTCGGCCTCGACATCACGGTGGTGCGCGGCCGAGCTGAGGACAAGGACGTACGACGCGCCGTGGGGGAGATCGACGCGGTCACGTCACGGGCGGTCGCCTCGCTCGACAAGCTCACTCGCTGGTGCGCGCCACTCCTTCGAGAAGGTGGACGCATGCTGGCGATGAAGGGCGAGCGCGCAGCCGACGAAGTCGACGAGCACCGGCGCGCCATGGCGTCGCTGGGTGTAGAGGACGTAAGGGTGGTGAAATGTGGCGTGAGTTTCTTGACTCCACCCGCAACCGTGGTCGTCGGACGACGAGCGGTGCGGACGTCGCGGTCGCGACGGCCGACACGACCGAGCAGGAGCAGCTCATGA
- a CDS encoding ParA family protein, which translates to MTPPIRRTTLGPPTDEAPAPVSRETSQGLATPDWQDPTIDTPIGQEAERAVRVLHRAKGQGLPRPPRQRVFTIANQKGGVGKTTTAVNVAAALALQGLNTLVIDLDPQGNASTALGVEHRPGTPSSYEVLIGEITLEEALHRSPHNERLYCVPATIDLAGAEIELVSMVARETRLRNALVSLKEHDFDYVFIDCPPSLGLLTINALVAAPEVLIPIQCEYYALEGVGQLLRNIEMVKAHLNQGLNVSTVILTMYDGRTRLADQVAEDVRAHFGDKVLRTVIPRSVKVSEAPGYGMTILDYDPGSRGAMSYLDASREIAERGSRTTH; encoded by the coding sequence ATGACACCACCCATCCGCCGGACGACGCTGGGTCCGCCCACCGACGAGGCACCCGCCCCGGTTTCACGTGAAACATCGCAGGGTCTGGCGACACCCGACTGGCAGGATCCCACGATCGACACACCCATCGGTCAAGAGGCCGAGCGCGCGGTGCGCGTGCTGCATCGCGCCAAGGGCCAGGGTCTGCCACGGCCGCCACGGCAGCGGGTCTTCACGATCGCGAACCAGAAGGGCGGGGTCGGCAAGACCACCACTGCCGTGAACGTCGCAGCGGCGCTGGCGCTGCAGGGATTGAACACGCTCGTGATCGACCTCGATCCGCAGGGCAACGCGAGCACGGCCCTAGGCGTCGAACACCGGCCGGGCACTCCGTCGTCGTACGAGGTGCTCATTGGCGAGATCACCCTCGAGGAAGCGCTGCACCGCAGTCCGCACAACGAGCGGCTGTACTGCGTGCCCGCCACGATCGACCTCGCCGGCGCCGAGATCGAGTTGGTCAGCATGGTGGCCCGCGAGACTCGACTGCGCAACGCGTTGGTGAGTCTCAAGGAGCACGACTTCGACTACGTGTTCATCGACTGCCCGCCCTCGCTGGGTCTGCTCACCATCAACGCGTTGGTCGCGGCGCCCGAGGTCCTGATCCCGATCCAGTGCGAGTACTACGCACTGGAGGGCGTGGGCCAGTTGCTCCGCAACATCGAGATGGTCAAGGCCCACCTGAACCAGGGGCTCAACGTCAGCACGGTCATCCTGACGATGTACGACGGACGCACCCGGTTGGCAGACCAGGTCGCTGAAGACGTTCGGGCGCACTTCGGCGACAAGGTGTTGCGGACCGTCATTCCGCGCAGCGTCAAGGTGTCCGAGGCGCCCGGCTACGGCATGACGATCCTCGACTACGACCCGGGTTCACGCGGTGCCATGAGCTATCTCGATGCAAGTCGGGAGATCGCCGAGCGCGGCAGCAGGACGACACATTGA
- a CDS encoding ParB/RepB/Spo0J family partition protein: MTQPQRKRTGLGRGLASLIPTGPADGPAGAGDMGPRMGDAAADAMFGGPPQPPVVTSEVGAVYRELDPASIEPNPRQPRTVFDGEALAELVHSIREFGLMQPVVVRPVDTEDGPARYQLVMGERRWRAAQEAGLATLPAIVRQTADDSMLRDALLENIHRAQLNPLEEAAAYQQLLDEFGVTHEELATRIGRSRPVISNMIRLLRLPVAVQRRVAAGVLSAGHARALLSLEGGPEKQEELAARIVAEGLSVRATEEAVTLANREGPVTGPSPRRKPIQMPGLQEVAENLSSAFDTRVTVSLGKRKGKIVVEFGSVDDLERIVSIMNAAK, from the coding sequence ATGACGCAGCCACAGCGCAAGAGGACCGGTCTCGGTCGCGGACTGGCTTCCCTCATCCCCACGGGTCCCGCCGACGGTCCTGCCGGAGCCGGCGACATGGGCCCGCGCATGGGAGACGCCGCTGCCGACGCCATGTTCGGTGGTCCGCCGCAGCCGCCCGTGGTGACGTCAGAGGTGGGTGCGGTGTACCGGGAGCTGGACCCAGCGTCGATCGAGCCCAACCCACGTCAGCCGCGCACGGTGTTCGACGGCGAGGCGCTGGCGGAACTGGTCCACTCCATCCGCGAGTTCGGGCTCATGCAGCCCGTCGTCGTACGGCCCGTCGACACTGAAGATGGGCCTGCGCGCTACCAGCTCGTCATGGGGGAGCGGCGGTGGCGTGCCGCCCAGGAGGCCGGGCTGGCGACGCTGCCCGCCATCGTCCGGCAGACCGCCGACGACAGCATGCTGCGCGACGCACTGCTCGAGAACATTCACCGCGCCCAGCTGAACCCGTTGGAAGAAGCTGCGGCCTACCAGCAGCTGCTTGACGAGTTCGGTGTCACCCACGAGGAACTCGCTACGCGCATCGGCCGGTCGCGGCCCGTGATCTCGAACATGATACGGCTGCTGCGACTTCCCGTCGCCGTGCAGCGCCGGGTGGCCGCCGGCGTGCTGTCCGCCGGGCATGCTCGCGCGCTGCTGTCGCTCGAAGGTGGTCCGGAGAAGCAGGAGGAGTTGGCTGCCCGCATCGTCGCGGAGGGCCTGTCGGTTCGTGCGACCGAGGAAGCCGTGACACTGGCCAACCGGGAGGGCCCGGTGACCGGTCCGTCACCGCGCCGCAAGCCGATCCAGATGCCGGGCCTGCAGGAAGTTGCTGAGAACCTCTCATCGGCGTTCGACACCCGCGTCACGGTCAGCCTTGGCAAACGCAAGGGCAAGATCGTGGTCGAGTTCGGCTCGGTCGACGACTTGGAGCGAATAGTGTCGATCATGAACGCTGCAAAGTGA
- a CDS encoding acetyltransferase, with protein sequence MSAQISPLQLQGFEQLPKHARRCVFWEVDPATLPDDHHLADPEFEKEAWLSMVMLEWGSCGQVAQPVRSGEDPLSPPMPDDEAPCLGYAFYAPPRAVPRAGLFPSGPVSADAVLLTSIGVEAGTEGETLTRGLVAAVVADLVRRGVRALEAFGRTPEAAELADPRAVDPELRPVVRALGDCSTDQCVVEADFLTDVGFVVVSPHRYFPRLRLELEQGLGWKAGVEAALERLLENAQLAQPVGAGAAR encoded by the coding sequence GTGTCCGCACAGATCTCCCCGCTTCAGCTTCAGGGGTTCGAACAGCTGCCGAAGCATGCCAGGCGGTGTGTCTTCTGGGAGGTCGACCCCGCGACGCTTCCCGACGACCACCATCTCGCCGACCCGGAATTCGAGAAGGAAGCGTGGCTGTCCATGGTCATGCTCGAATGGGGCTCGTGCGGCCAGGTGGCCCAGCCCGTCCGGTCGGGCGAGGACCCGTTGAGTCCACCCATGCCGGACGACGAAGCGCCGTGCCTCGGATATGCCTTCTATGCGCCGCCGCGTGCGGTCCCGCGCGCGGGTCTGTTCCCCTCTGGACCCGTGAGTGCCGACGCCGTCCTACTCACCTCGATCGGTGTCGAGGCCGGAACCGAGGGCGAGACCCTCACGCGGGGACTCGTCGCCGCCGTCGTCGCGGACTTGGTTCGACGTGGTGTGCGCGCACTCGAGGCGTTCGGCCGGACCCCGGAGGCCGCCGAGCTCGCCGACCCGCGCGCGGTCGATCCGGAACTGCGGCCGGTGGTGCGCGCACTCGGCGACTGCTCGACCGATCAATGCGTCGTCGAGGCAGACTTCCTCACCGACGTCGGGTTCGTCGTCGTCTCACCGCATCGCTACTTCCCGCGCCTGCGTCTGGAACTCGAGCAGGGACTTGGCTGGAAGGCCGGCGTCGAGGCGGCACTGGAGCGACTGCTGGAGAACGCGCAGCTGGCGCAGCCCGTGGGGGCGGGCGCAGCGCGCTGA
- a CDS encoding N-acetylmuramoyl-L-alanine amidase: protein MSSLRRGDRGGAVTEIRASLAALGLVDSPDDDFTTGKHVALDVFDDDLDQAVRAFQQHRGLLVDGIVGEATYRALREASYRLGARTLAHQFGAPMYGDDVATLQARLQDLGFYHNLVDGHFGLQTHNSLMSYQREYGLYPDGICGPETLRSLYFLGSRVTGGSPHAIREEELVRRSGPRLSGKRIIIDPGRGGDDHGLIMTGPDGPVSEADILWDLASRLEGRMTAIGMETFLSRPVAGSPLDAERATTANTVGADLMISLRCATLPGPAANGVASFYFGNAHGSVSTIGRNLADFIQREVVARTGLRDCRTHGRTWDLLRLTRMPTVQVDVGYTSNPHDRELLVSANTRDAIAEGILAAVKRLYLLGKNDRPTGTFTFAELLAHELSVEQQAANG, encoded by the coding sequence ATGTCGAGTTTGCGCCGTGGTGATCGAGGGGGTGCGGTCACCGAGATCCGCGCTTCTCTCGCTGCACTCGGTCTCGTCGACAGTCCCGACGACGACTTCACGACCGGCAAGCACGTTGCGCTCGACGTGTTCGACGACGATCTCGACCAGGCCGTGCGCGCGTTCCAGCAGCACCGCGGCTTGTTGGTCGACGGGATCGTCGGCGAGGCCACCTACCGGGCCCTTCGGGAGGCGTCCTACCGGCTCGGTGCCCGTACCCTCGCCCATCAGTTCGGCGCCCCCATGTACGGCGACGACGTGGCGACGCTGCAGGCGCGGCTGCAGGACCTCGGCTTCTATCACAATCTGGTCGACGGCCACTTCGGGCTGCAGACGCACAACTCGCTGATGTCGTATCAACGGGAGTACGGCCTGTACCCCGACGGCATCTGCGGCCCCGAGACGCTGCGCTCGCTGTACTTCCTCGGTTCACGCGTGACCGGCGGTTCGCCGCACGCGATCCGCGAGGAGGAGCTGGTTCGGCGCTCCGGGCCGCGCCTGTCGGGCAAGCGGATCATCATCGATCCGGGCCGCGGCGGCGACGACCACGGTCTGATCATGACCGGACCCGACGGCCCGGTGAGCGAAGCCGACATCCTGTGGGACCTCGCGAGCCGGCTCGAGGGCCGGATGACCGCGATCGGCATGGAGACGTTCTTGTCGCGTCCCGTGGCGGGCAGTCCGCTGGACGCCGAGCGTGCCACCACCGCCAACACGGTCGGCGCGGACCTGATGATCAGCCTGCGCTGCGCGACGCTGCCCGGCCCGGCGGCCAACGGCGTCGCCTCGTTCTACTTCGGCAACGCGCACGGTTCGGTCTCGACGATCGGCCGAAATCTCGCCGACTTCATTCAGCGAGAAGTGGTGGCGCGCACGGGATTGCGCGATTGCCGCACGCACGGGCGCACCTGGGATCTGTTGCGGCTGACCAGGATGCCCACCGTGCAGGTCGACGTGGGTTACACCAGCAACCCGCACGACCGGGAGCTGCTGGTGTCGGCGAACACCCGCGACGCCATCGCCGAGGGCATCCTCGCGGCGGTGAAGCGGCTGTACCTGCTCGGCAAGAACGACCGTCCCACAGGGACTTTCACGTTCGCCGAGCTGCTCGCCCACGAACTCTCCGTGGAGCAGCAAGCCGCCAACGGCTGA
- the trxA gene encoding thioredoxin, whose amino-acid sequence MSENSNTVKVTDDSFSTDVLGSSTPVLVDFWASWCGPCKMVAPVLEEIASEKAGQLTVAKIDVDANPATARDFQVVSIPTMILFKNGEAVKRIVGAKGKAALLRELADAE is encoded by the coding sequence ATGAGTGAAAATTCGAACACGGTGAAGGTCACCGACGATTCGTTCTCGACCGACGTCCTGGGCAGCAGCACGCCCGTTCTGGTCGACTTCTGGGCCAGCTGGTGCGGACCGTGCAAGATGGTCGCTCCGGTACTCGAGGAGATCGCCTCGGAGAAGGCCGGTCAGCTGACCGTCGCGAAGATCGACGTCGACGCCAACCCGGCCACAGCCCGGGACTTCCAGGTCGTGTCGATCCCCACGATGATCCTGTTCAAGAACGGTGAAGCCGTGAAGCGGATCGTCGGCGCCAAGGGCAAGGCTGCCCTGCTGCGCGAACTCGCCGACGCGGAGTAG
- the trxB gene encoding thioredoxin-disulfide reductase, producing MTSTTPVHDLIIVGSGPAGYTAAIYAARAQLKPLVFEGVQFGGALMTTTEVENFPGFKQGITGPELMAEMREQAERFGADLRMEDVDEVSLEGPIKTVTVDGETFAARSIILAMGAAARYLGVPGEQERIGTGVSTCATCDGFFFRDQDIAVIGGGDSAMEEATFLTRFARSVTLIHRREEFRASRIMLDRAKANPKITMLMNTEVTQVEGGPKVTGVRLRDTVTGEESKLAVTGVFVAIGHDPRSNLVSGQVEVDDDGYVAVQGRTTSTSIDGVFAAGDLVDRTYRQAITAAGSGCAAAIDAERWLAEHEAGPDDEETFAPV from the coding sequence ATGACCTCCACTACCCCGGTTCACGACCTGATCATCGTCGGCTCGGGACCGGCCGGCTACACCGCGGCGATCTACGCCGCGCGTGCTCAGCTCAAGCCGCTGGTCTTCGAGGGCGTGCAGTTCGGTGGCGCACTGATGACCACCACCGAGGTCGAGAACTTCCCCGGCTTCAAGCAGGGCATCACCGGCCCCGAACTGATGGCCGAGATGCGCGAGCAGGCCGAGCGCTTCGGTGCCGATCTGCGCATGGAAGACGTCGACGAGGTATCGCTCGAGGGACCCATCAAGACCGTCACGGTCGATGGCGAGACCTTCGCCGCCCGGTCGATCATCCTCGCCATGGGCGCTGCAGCCCGCTACCTGGGCGTGCCCGGTGAGCAGGAGCGCATCGGCACCGGCGTGAGCACGTGCGCCACCTGTGACGGCTTCTTCTTCCGCGACCAGGACATCGCCGTGATCGGTGGCGGTGACTCCGCGATGGAGGAGGCCACGTTCCTGACCCGCTTTGCGCGCAGCGTCACCCTCATCCACCGGCGCGAGGAGTTCCGCGCGTCGCGGATCATGCTGGACCGCGCCAAGGCCAACCCGAAGATCACGATGCTGATGAACACCGAGGTGACCCAGGTCGAGGGTGGGCCCAAGGTCACCGGCGTCCGCCTGCGCGACACGGTCACCGGCGAGGAGTCGAAGTTGGCCGTCACCGGGGTGTTCGTCGCGATCGGCCACGACCCGCGTTCGAATCTCGTGAGCGGGCAGGTCGAGGTCGACGACGATGGTTACGTCGCCGTCCAGGGCCGCACGACTTCGACGTCGATCGACGGCGTGTTCGCCGCCGGCGACCTGGTCGACCGCACCTACCGCCAGGCGATCACCGCTGCGGGCAGTGGCTGTGCGGCCGCGATCGACGCCGAACGGTGGCTCGCCGAGCACGAGGCCGGCCCCGACGATGAAGAAACGTTCGCACCCGTCTAA
- the sigM gene encoding RNA polymerase sigma factor SigM — MNDAADSAEDVRSDAQLLAAHVAGDRHAFATLFHRHRRQLYRLAHLTSRNHDDAADALQDALLSAHRKAATFRYDASVSSWLYRIVVNSCLDRLRHNKNHPTTPLLDDAHPSSDPTALLDTALVVERALLRLPLEQRAAVVAVDMHGYSVAETALLLGVPEGTIKSRCARARAKLAESLGYLSHDSAPRADVLPR; from the coding sequence GTGAACGACGCCGCCGACTCCGCCGAGGACGTTCGGTCCGACGCGCAGTTGCTGGCAGCCCACGTCGCCGGTGACCGGCACGCGTTCGCAACGCTGTTCCATCGGCACCGGCGCCAGCTCTACCGGCTGGCCCACCTGACGAGCCGCAACCACGACGACGCGGCCGACGCCCTGCAGGATGCGCTGCTGTCCGCGCACCGCAAGGCCGCGACGTTCCGGTACGACGCGTCGGTCAGCAGCTGGCTGTACCGCATCGTCGTCAATTCATGCCTGGATCGCCTGCGGCACAACAAGAATCACCCGACGACGCCCCTACTCGACGATGCGCACCCGTCGAGCGACCCGACGGCGCTGCTGGACACCGCGCTGGTCGTCGAACGGGCGCTGCTGCGTCTGCCGCTCGAGCAGCGCGCCGCCGTCGTCGCGGTGGACATGCACGGCTACTCGGTCGCCGAGACGGCGCTGCTGCTCGGCGTACCCGAAGGCACGATCAAGAGCCGCTGCGCACGTGCGCGCGCGAAACTCGCCGAGTCGCTTGGCTATTTGTCGCACGACTCGGCGCCGCGCGCCGACGTCCTGCCTCGCTGA